The Methanosarcina acetivorans C2A genome includes the window GGAAAGCAGAGGTACAGAGGCCCATAAACATTGCCGTAGCTCTGGCAATAATACTTCCGGGCAGGATGTACGCCAGAACGACCGCGACCAGGATGGTGAAGGCAATTCCAAGTCTTGTGACATGGACGGTCGCTGAGGACTTGCCTTTCATGAGGCTCTGCTGGTAGACGTCGTATCCTATGGCTGTACCCATTGTATGGAACTGGGCAGCTGCGGTGGACATTGCCGCCGCGAGCAGGCTAAGCATGAAGAGCGCTACAAACATTTCAGGCATTGCCTGGTTCAGGAAGGTAGGCATTATAAGGTCGGTGTTTCCATCCGGGACGACCTGAAGGGAAATCATGCCCGTAGTCCTGTAGAAATACACATTGGAAAGAGCCCCTACAACATACGCGACTCCTGCCATCATCAGGATAAACGGGCCTCCGACAGCGACTGCTCTTTTCAGGGAGCGGTCATCTTTTACAGTCATGAACCTGACCGCGAGCTGAGGCTGCGCAAGCACACCTATTCCAACTCCCAATATGATTGTGGAAATCATTGTCCACCATAAAGGAGATCCGGATGCAGGCATTGAAGTCCAGCCCTGATGTCCCCGGTCTATAAGGGCCTGGGGCACAAGGTTTGCCATACTGGTAAGGGCCTGGTGAGCTTCAACAACTCCTCCAAGCTTGACATAAGTAAAGACCATCAGAAAACCCATTCCCAGTAACATCAGGACAGCCTGCATGGCATCCACATACATTACTGAGAGAAGGCCTCCTTTAATCACATAGGAAGCAATTATGATAGTAAAGATTATAAGGGCAATATTGTAGTTGACTCCCAGAGTTGTCTCAAGGAATCTCCCGGCCCCTATGATAACGCTTGCAGCGTAAAGAGGCATAAAAACGCCGATCAGAAGCCCGGAAAAAGCCTGAATAAACTTTGACTGGAAGCGTTTTCCTATAAATTCAGGATAAGTTATAGCTCCCAGATTCAGCCCCATACGCCGTGTACGAGGGCCAAAAATAACGAAGGCAATGAATATCCCAAAAAAGATATTCATGAAAACAAGCCACAGAAGCCCCATTCCTAATGAGGCGGCTACTCCTCCGAAGCCTATTATTGCAGAGGTGCTGATAAACGCAGCTCCGTAGGAAAGGGCCATGACTGCAGGGTGCACTCCTCTACCGGCGAGCATATATCCTTCGGTCTGGGAATTCTTCCTGTATCCAAGGTAGGCAACGTAGAAAGTAGCTGTAAGATAAATGATAACAAACAGGATAAGAGTTGAAGTACTGATTGCCATAAAAATCATTCCGGATAGTGTTAATGCTGTTAGTTCCCTTTCTTACGACATTATCAAAAAAGTCGGTTGAAGCGAGATATAATGCGTGAGAGGGAAAACGTGATCCTGGACCTCTTTTACTGGTCCTGAACTGCTGTCCTCGGAGTCCCGCCCTTGACTACCTGTTCTTCTTCCCCGCCCCTCCAGTTCAATGCTCCATAAACCATGCATCCGAGTGCGCTTAATACGCAAAATACATATGCAAGCCAGATCTGTGGATCCTCAATTCCTAACATCTACACACCTACCAATAATTTCCTGCTATTAGCTAACATGACACTTGTTAACACAGTACATTATAGCTTTTTGTTATTTAAATATGTTGAGCGGGGTAAATTTCGCATTAAAGTTAACTTTGGAAGATATACTTTTTGTTCAGGCAGTTCCTGATTCCTTTTTCCTCCCACAGCCGGGTTTACCCATGCCTTTTCCCCCATTCACCGCATCTACGGTCAGCCTTCCGGCTGGATAAATACCGATTGTCAGGTTGCCCCCGGGTCCGAGAGAAGCTGACCGACAAAAAAGAATTTGCTCGGCAAAAAAGTGCTTCCTTAGATCCGAAAAATCGTTTTCCAATCAAAAGGTTGTGAAAGCGCCCCAGACAGTTTATCTGGAGGCTTCTTAAAAAAAGAAAGAATATATATCAGAAAGATCTGTAGAGAGTGATGTTCAGTTAGTATTTTTGGTTACGGTCTATTTTAAGAACGTATTTTTCAGAATTTCTTATCTCTGCGTGCACTCGGTAATTTCCCCGCTGAGGTCTTCCCTGAGCATGCCGGCGGCTTTTTCGAAATCATCGGTCTGGCCAAGTACCCACATTAGCTTGACAAGGGCAGTTTCGGGAAGAGTATCTTCTCCTTCGATTGCCCCGGCCTTCAGCATATCTCTGCCGGTATCATAGACGCGGTCGCAGATCCTGCCGTTAAGGCACTGGGAGGTAACTATTACGGGCATTTTTGCGTCCGTAGCTTTCCGGAGCAGGGGAATCCATTTTGTGGAAATGTGGCCGAGGCCTGTTCCTTCGACAACAAGCCCTTTGTAGCCGTTACTTATATAGTAGTCAAGGACTGTGGGGTCCGCTCCCGGAGTGAACTTCACAAGGGCACACTTAGGTTCCATTCCCGGCTTGAATTTCAGGGCCTTTTCTCCGCGTCGGGTGT containing:
- a CDS encoding sodium:solute symporter family protein, encoding MAISTSTLILFVIIYLTATFYVAYLGYRKNSQTEGYMLAGRGVHPAVMALSYGAAFISTSAIIGFGGVAASLGMGLLWLVFMNIFFGIFIAFVIFGPRTRRMGLNLGAITYPEFIGKRFQSKFIQAFSGLLIGVFMPLYAASVIIGAGRFLETTLGVNYNIALIIFTIIIASYVIKGGLLSVMYVDAMQAVLMLLGMGFLMVFTYVKLGGVVEAHQALTSMANLVPQALIDRGHQGWTSMPASGSPLWWTMISTIILGVGIGVLAQPQLAVRFMTVKDDRSLKRAVAVGGPFILMMAGVAYVVGALSNVYFYRTTGMISLQVVPDGNTDLIMPTFLNQAMPEMFVALFMLSLLAAAMSTAAAQFHTMGTAIGYDVYQQSLMKGKSSATVHVTRLGIAFTILVAVVLAYILPGSIIARATAMFMGLCTSAFLPMFVGALFWKRTTKAGATASLVIGSLSSLFWLTFVHASEAVPLGICQATFGKATLLSGTWTVVDPILIATPLSILTLVAVSLMTPQFSPAFLNKAFRLRFEDEEEEVPEPASHKTIDSTGV
- a CDS encoding symporter small accessory protein, with the protein product MLGIEDPQIWLAYVFCVLSALGCMVYGALNWRGGEEEQVVKGGTPRTAVQDQ